One genomic region from Phoenix dactylifera cultivar Barhee BC4 unplaced genomic scaffold, palm_55x_up_171113_PBpolish2nd_filt_p 000821F, whole genome shotgun sequence encodes:
- the LOC120103783 gene encoding alkaline ceramidase-like, with protein sequence MADSVVSSFWGPVTSTVELCEENYTHSSYIAEFYNTISNVPCILLALIGLINALRQRFEKRFSVLHISNMILAIGSMIFHATLQHVLQQSDETPMVWEMLLYIYVLYSPDWHYRSTMPTFLFLYGAAFAMVHSLVRFQIGFKVHYFVLCLLCIPRMYKYYIQTKETAAKRLAKLYVATILLGTLCWLFDRIFCKKLSHWYINPQGHAWWHVLMGFNSYFANTFLMFCRAQQLGWQPQVAHLFGFFPYVKIQKPKKQE encoded by the exons ATGGCAGATTCGGTAGTATCAAGTTTTTGGGGCCCAGTAACATCAACTGTTGAGTTGTGCGAGGAAAACTATACCCATTCATCTTATATTGCGGAATTTTACAACACTATATCCAATGTGCCTTGCATACTTTTGGCACTCATTGGACTTATAAATGCCTTGCGACAGCGCTTTGAGAAAAGATTTAGTGTTCTTCATATATCCAATATGATACTTGCGATCGGGAGCATGATATTTCATGCCACATTACAACATGT ACTACAACAGAGTGATGAAACACCAATGGTATGGGAAATGCTGCTTTACATTTATGTCCTTTACTCACCAGATTGGCACTATAGGAGTACGATGCCTACTTTCTTGTTTCTCTATGGTGCTGCCTTTGCCATGGTCCATTCACTGGTGCGTTTTCAAATAGGATTCAAGGTGCATTACTTTGTATTGTGTCTTCTCTGCATTCCTCGGATGTACAAGTATTACATCCAAACTAAAGAGACAGCAGCTAAGCGGCTCGCCAAACTCTATGTGGCAACAATACTTTTGGGGACTCTATGCTGGTTGTTTGATCGCATCTTCTGTAAGAAACTCTCTCATTGGTATATAAACCCACAGGGTCATGCCTGGTGGCATGTGCTTATGGGATTCAACTCATACTTTGCAAACACATTTCTCATGTTTTGCCGTGCTCAGCAACTAGGATGGCAACCCCAGGTCGCCCACCTATTTGGTTTCTTTCCTTATGTGAAGATTCAAAAACCAAAGAAACAGGAGTGA
- the LOC103703624 gene encoding uncharacterized protein At5g01610-like: MMSYGDGQETMRSLLRFSVLLLLSLSLASSSSAVTSSTSDDTKPSAYEVLESYNFPIGLLPKGCSGYDLDPDTGDFSAYFNNTCSFSLEGSYQLRYQPTISGHISAGRLSDLRGVSVKILLFWINIIEVSLHNDELEFSVGIASADFPIDNFFECPQCGCGLDCVTANDGAASSSPFRIKLRGAWPF, encoded by the coding sequence ATGATGTCCTACGGCGACGGGCAAGAAACCATGAGGTCGCTCCTCCGCTTCTCCGTCCTCCTCctgctctccctctccctcgcctcctcctcctccgcggtaacctcctccacctccgatgACACGAAGCCGAGCGCCTACGAGGTGCTGGAGTCGTATAACTTTCCCATCGGGCTCCTCCCCAAGGGCTGCTCCGGCTACGACCTCGACCCGGACACCGGCGACTTCTCGGCCTACTTCAACAACACCTGCAGCTTCTCCCTGGAGGGCTCCTACCAGCTCCGCTACCAGCCCACCATCTCCGGCCACATCTCCGCCGGCCGCCTCTCCGACCTCCGCGGCGTCAGCGTCAAGATCCTTCTCTTCTGGATCAACATCATCGAGGTCTCCCTCCACAACGACGAGCTTGAGTTCTCCGTCGGCATCGCCTCCGCTGACTTCCCCATCGACAACTTCTTCGAGTGCCCCCAGTGCGGCTGCGGCCTCGATTGCGTCACGGCCAACGACGGAGCTgcgtcttcttctccttttcgaATCAAATTGAGGGGTGCCTGGCCCTTCTGA
- the LOC103703710 gene encoding bidirectional sugar transporter SWEET17-like translates to MEALLFFIGFVGNVISVLVFASPIKTFWRIVKSGSTEGFEPAPYVVTLLSSSLWVYYGITKPDGFLVATVNGVGIVLEAIYVTLFLIYAAPSLRAKTAILVALLDVGIFGAVVLVTRLVVIEETTRVIVIGAICACLNVFMYGSPLAAMKTVIATKSVEYMPFFLSFFLFLNGGIWTVYAVLDRDIFLGIPNGIGFFLGTIQLVLYMIYMNTKVSKHSGEAVEGRSQQQRLLEPDGACRHDEEEGQT, encoded by the exons ATggaagcccttctcttcttcattGGATTCGTTG GTAATGTCATCTCTGTCTTGGTCTTTGCCTCGCCCAT CAAAACATTTTGGAGAATAGTTAAAAGTGGATCAACCGAAGGATTCGAGCCGGCTCCCTACGTCGTCACCCTCCTCAGCTCCTCCTTATGGGTGTACTACGGGATCACAAAACCTGACGGCTTCCTCGTTGCCACCGTTAATGGGGTGGGCATTGTTTTGGAGGCTATCTATGTCACCTTGTTCCTCATATATGCGGCTCCATCTCTGAGG GCTAAGACGGCTATTTTGGTGGCACTCTTGGATGTGGGAATTTTTGGGGCGGTGGTTTTAGTTACAAGGTTGGTGGTGATCGAGGAGACCACGAGGGTGATAGTGATCGGAGCCATCTGTGCGTGTCTCAACGTATTTATGTATGGATCTCCGCTCGCCGCAAtg AAAACTGTCATCGCCACGAAGAGTGTGGAGTATAtgcctttcttcctctccttctttctctttctaaaTGGTGGAATCTGGACAGTTTATGCCGTGCTTGATAGAGATATTTTCCTCGGA ATACCAAatggaattggtttcttcttggGCACCATTCAGTTGGTTCTCTACATGATCTACATGAATACAAAGGTGTCAAAACACTCAGGAGAGGCAGTCGAAGGACGATCGCAACAGCAGCGGCTCCTCGAGCCAGATGGTGCATGCAGgcatgatgaagaagaaggccAGACCTAG
- the LOC120107307 gene encoding bidirectional sugar transporter SWEET16-like, which yields MALDPSFIVGIVGNVISILVFASPIGTFRRVVKKKSTESFKWQPYVTTLLSTSLWTFYGLLKPGGLLVVTVNGIGTVLQAIYVTLYLVYAPRDTRVKMAKLVAVLNVGFLGLVILVTLLAIHGSVRLTVIGFLCAALTVGMYASPLAAMRMVVKTMSVEYMPFFLSFFLFLNGGVWSVYSLLVQDYFIGVPNCVGFALGSVQLVLYAIYKRKTPLAKAAETDEEEGSAHLVGEVEMQGYEGKNSFHAAQQRHLNKGSSLPKPSIPRQTSLNKVVRSLSMTAYELHSYWHQNDRLGS from the exons ATGGCACTAGATCCAAGCTTCATTGTTGGAATTGTGG GGAATGTGATATCCATACTAGTCTTTGCTTCTCCCAT AGGCACCTTCCGGCGGGTGGTGAAGAAGAAATCCACCGAGAGTTTCAAATGGCAGCCTTATGTCACCACTTTACTCAGTACTTCACTGTGGACTTTTTATGGTCTCCTCAAGCCTGGAGGTCTCCTCGTGGTCACGGTTAATGGCATTGGAACCGTGTTGCAGGCCATCTATGTGACTCTTTATCTCGTCTACGCTCCCAGGGACACAAGG GTGAAGATGGCAAAGTTGGTGGCAGTTTTGAATGTGGGATTTTTGGGGTTGGTGATACTGGTCACTCTTCTGGCAATCCATGGGAGTGTCCGGCTTACTGTGATAGGGTTCTTGTGTGCAGCTTTGACCGTGGGCATGTATGCTTCGCCCTTGGCAGCTATG AGAATGGTGGTGAAAACGATGAGTGTTGAGTACAtgcccttcttcctctccttcttcctcttcctcaatGGTGGAGTATGGAGTGTCTACTCTCTGCTCGTACAAGATTACTTCATTGGT GTTCCAAATTGTGTTGGTTTTGCATTAGGCTCGGTTCAACTGGTCCTCTATGCTATATATAAAAGGAAGACGCCGTTGGCAAAGGCAGCAGAGACAGATGAAGAGGAGGGCTCAGCACACCTTGTGGGCGAAGTGGAGATGCAAGGATATGAAGGCAAGAATAGCTTCCATGCAGCTCAACAGAGGCATTTGAACAAAGGTAGCAGCCTACCAAAACCATCAATACCCCGCCAAACTAGCTTAAACAAAGTTGTGAGATCCTTGTCCATGACTGCTTATGAGCTGCACTCATATTGGCACCAAAATGATCGTTTGGGGAGTTAA
- the LOC120107306 gene encoding glyoxysomal fatty acid beta-oxidation multifunctional protein MFP-a-like isoform X2, with translation MGRGRTEMEVGADGVAAITIVNPPVNALSLDVLVSLKENYEEALRRDDVKAIVLTGAGGKFSGGFDISAFQEGKTKQAKVDFSANDFLNDTLEGARKPSVAAIDGLALGGGLEVAMACHGRISTSTAQLGLPELRLGIIPGMGGTQRLPRLVGLSKALEMMLMSKSMNGDEAHALGLVDAIVSPDELVKTARSWALDIVELRRPWIKSLYRTDKLEPLGMAREILNFARDQAQKQAAKLQHPLICIDVIEEGIVSGPLAGLWKVPGITDIGLTPRRIRKVAIVGGGLMGSGIATALILSNYLVILKEVNENFLQSGVGKVKANLQGYVKKRKMTQEECGKALSLLIGVLDYEHFKDVDMVIEAVIENVSLKQQIFADLEKYCPPHCILASNTSTIDLNSIGEKTMSQDRIVGAHFFSPAHVMPLLEIVYTRTTSPQVVVDLLGVARKIHKTPIVVGNCTGFAVNRMFFPYSQAAALLVDHGLDVYQIDRVITKFGMPMGPFRLADLVGFKVAVATGTQYLQSFPERCYRSMLIPIMLQDKRIGESSRKGFYVYDEKWKASPDPDIKKYIEKSRSISAVTQGPKVIELADKDIIEMIFFPVVNEACRVLDEGIASKSSDLDIASIMGMGFPSYRGGTMFWADSLGANYVFSRLEEWSKMYGDFFKPCAYLKERATRGIPLSAQVNQAKSRL, from the exons TACTAGTCAGCCTAAAAGAGAATTATGAAGAAGCTTTGAGAAGAGATGATGTGAAAGCGATTGTCCTCACAG GTGCAGGAGGGAAGTTCTCAGGAGGTTTTGATATCAGTGCATTTCAAGAGGGAAAAA CGAAGCAGGCAAAGGTTGATTTCTCAGCAAATGATTTTCTCAATGACACTTTAGAAG GTGCTAGAAAACCTTCAGTGGCAGCTATCGATGGCCTTGCTCTTGGTGGTGGACTTGAGGTTGCAATG GCATGTCATGGTCGAATTTCTACTTCTACTGCTCAACTGGGTTTGCCTGAACTTCGGCTTGGAATTATTCCCGGCATGGGAG GGACACAACGTCTTCCACGCCTTGTCGGTCTTTCAAAAGCTCTTGAAATGATGCTG ATGTCCAAGTCAATGAATGGAGACGAAGCTCATGCATTGGGTCTTGTGGACGCCATTGTTTCACCCGATGAACTGGTCAAGACTGCTCGTTCTTGGGCTTTGGACATTGTTGAATTAAGAAGGCCATGGATTAAAAGTCTTTACAGAACTGACAAATTAGAGCCTCTTGGGATGGCTAGAGAAATTCTCAATTTTGCAAGAGATCAGGCTCAAAAACAAGCTGCTAAACTCCAACATCCTCTGATTTGTATTGATGTCATTGAAGAGGGTATAGTTTCAGGACCCCTAGCCGGACTTTGGAAG GTTCCCGGCATTACCGACATAGGCTTGACGCCCAGAAGAATACGTAAAGTTGCGATCGTTGGAGGAGGTTTAATGGGTTCTGGAATTGCCACTGCACTGATACTGAGCAATTATTTGGTAATCCTAAAAGAAGTAAATGAGAACTTCTTACAGTCAGGGGTTGGCAAAGTCAAAG CCAATTTGCAGGGTTatgtcaagaaaagaaaaatgactcAAGAGGAATGCGGGAAGGCCCTCTCTCTCCTCATAGGTGTTCTTGACTATGAGCACTTCAAAGATGTGGACATGGTCATTGAG GCAGTTATCGAGAATGTGTCTTTAAAGCAGCAAATATTTGCTGATCTGGAAAAATACTGCCCTCCTCATTGCATACTTGCTAGTAACACTTCGACGATTGACTTAAATTCAATCGGAGAGAAGACTATGTCGCAAGATCGTATTGTGGGTGCACATTTTTTTAG TCCTGCCCATGTCATGCCGCTTTTGGAGATAGTTTATACTCGTACAACCTCTCCACAAGTTGTTGTGGACTTGCTAGGTGTTGCAAGGAAGATTCATAAAACCCCTATTGTTGTTGGGAACTGTACTGGTTTTGCTGTCAATCGGATGTTTTTTCCTTACTCACAGGCAGCCGCTTTACTTGTTGATCATGGCTTAGATGTGTATCAGATTGATCGTGTGATTACCAAATTTGGAATGCCAATGGGGCCTTTCAG ACTGGCTGATCTGGTTGGGTTCAAGGTCGCTGTGGCTACTGGTACCCAATACCTCCAAAGTTTCCCTGAGAGATGCTACAGGTCAATGTTGATACCCATTATGCTTCAGGATAAAAGGATAG GTGAATCTTCGCGCAAGGGGTTCTATGTGTATGATGAAAAATGGAAGGCTAGTCCAGATCCTGATATAAAGAAGTACATTGAGAAATCAAGGAGCATATCTGCTGTTACCCAAGGCCCCAAG GTGATCGAGCTAGCAGATAAAGATATAATAGAGATGATATTCTTCCCTGTTGTAAATGAGGCTTGTCGTGTCCTCGATGAAGGAATTGCTTCCAAGTCATCGGATCTTGATATTGCCTCCATCATGGGCATGGGTTTTCCCTCATACAG GGGTGGCACTATGTTTTGGGCCGACTCTTTAGGGGCAAATTATGTATTTTCTAGACTGGAGGAATGGTCAAAGATGTATGGCGATTTTTTCAAGCCTTGCGCATATCTGAAAGAAAGAGCCACAAGAGGCATACCTCTG AGTGCCCAGGTTAATCAAGCCAAGTCCCGATTATAG
- the LOC120107306 gene encoding glyoxysomal fatty acid beta-oxidation multifunctional protein MFP-a-like isoform X1, whose translation MGRGRTEMEVGADGVAAITIVNPPVNALSLDVLVSLKENYEEALRRDDVKAIVLTGAGGKFSGGFDISAFQEGKTKQAKVDFSANDFLNDTLEGARKPSVAAIDGLALGGGLEVAMACHGRISTSTAQLGLPELRLGIIPGMGGTQRLPRLVGLSKALEMMLMSKSMNGDEAHALGLVDAIVSPDELVKTARSWALDIVELRRPWIKSLYRTDKLEPLGMAREILNFARDQAQKQAAKLQHPLICIDVIEEGIVSGPLAGLWKELYSSRMLQSSETSKSLMHIFFAQRATSKVPGITDIGLTPRRIRKVAIVGGGLMGSGIATALILSNYLVILKEVNENFLQSGVGKVKANLQGYVKKRKMTQEECGKALSLLIGVLDYEHFKDVDMVIEAVIENVSLKQQIFADLEKYCPPHCILASNTSTIDLNSIGEKTMSQDRIVGAHFFSPAHVMPLLEIVYTRTTSPQVVVDLLGVARKIHKTPIVVGNCTGFAVNRMFFPYSQAAALLVDHGLDVYQIDRVITKFGMPMGPFRLADLVGFKVAVATGTQYLQSFPERCYRSMLIPIMLQDKRIGESSRKGFYVYDEKWKASPDPDIKKYIEKSRSISAVTQGPKVIELADKDIIEMIFFPVVNEACRVLDEGIASKSSDLDIASIMGMGFPSYRGGTMFWADSLGANYVFSRLEEWSKMYGDFFKPCAYLKERATRGIPLSAQVNQAKSRL comes from the exons TACTAGTCAGCCTAAAAGAGAATTATGAAGAAGCTTTGAGAAGAGATGATGTGAAAGCGATTGTCCTCACAG GTGCAGGAGGGAAGTTCTCAGGAGGTTTTGATATCAGTGCATTTCAAGAGGGAAAAA CGAAGCAGGCAAAGGTTGATTTCTCAGCAAATGATTTTCTCAATGACACTTTAGAAG GTGCTAGAAAACCTTCAGTGGCAGCTATCGATGGCCTTGCTCTTGGTGGTGGACTTGAGGTTGCAATG GCATGTCATGGTCGAATTTCTACTTCTACTGCTCAACTGGGTTTGCCTGAACTTCGGCTTGGAATTATTCCCGGCATGGGAG GGACACAACGTCTTCCACGCCTTGTCGGTCTTTCAAAAGCTCTTGAAATGATGCTG ATGTCCAAGTCAATGAATGGAGACGAAGCTCATGCATTGGGTCTTGTGGACGCCATTGTTTCACCCGATGAACTGGTCAAGACTGCTCGTTCTTGGGCTTTGGACATTGTTGAATTAAGAAGGCCATGGATTAAAAGTCTTTACAGAACTGACAAATTAGAGCCTCTTGGGATGGCTAGAGAAATTCTCAATTTTGCAAGAGATCAGGCTCAAAAACAAGCTGCTAAACTCCAACATCCTCTGATTTGTATTGATGTCATTGAAGAGGGTATAGTTTCAGGACCCCTAGCCGGACTTTGGAAG GAATTGTACTCTTCTCGGATGCTTCAATCTTCTGAGACAAGCAAGAGCTTGATGCACATCTTCTTTGCACAACGTGCGACCTCAAAG GTTCCCGGCATTACCGACATAGGCTTGACGCCCAGAAGAATACGTAAAGTTGCGATCGTTGGAGGAGGTTTAATGGGTTCTGGAATTGCCACTGCACTGATACTGAGCAATTATTTGGTAATCCTAAAAGAAGTAAATGAGAACTTCTTACAGTCAGGGGTTGGCAAAGTCAAAG CCAATTTGCAGGGTTatgtcaagaaaagaaaaatgactcAAGAGGAATGCGGGAAGGCCCTCTCTCTCCTCATAGGTGTTCTTGACTATGAGCACTTCAAAGATGTGGACATGGTCATTGAG GCAGTTATCGAGAATGTGTCTTTAAAGCAGCAAATATTTGCTGATCTGGAAAAATACTGCCCTCCTCATTGCATACTTGCTAGTAACACTTCGACGATTGACTTAAATTCAATCGGAGAGAAGACTATGTCGCAAGATCGTATTGTGGGTGCACATTTTTTTAG TCCTGCCCATGTCATGCCGCTTTTGGAGATAGTTTATACTCGTACAACCTCTCCACAAGTTGTTGTGGACTTGCTAGGTGTTGCAAGGAAGATTCATAAAACCCCTATTGTTGTTGGGAACTGTACTGGTTTTGCTGTCAATCGGATGTTTTTTCCTTACTCACAGGCAGCCGCTTTACTTGTTGATCATGGCTTAGATGTGTATCAGATTGATCGTGTGATTACCAAATTTGGAATGCCAATGGGGCCTTTCAG ACTGGCTGATCTGGTTGGGTTCAAGGTCGCTGTGGCTACTGGTACCCAATACCTCCAAAGTTTCCCTGAGAGATGCTACAGGTCAATGTTGATACCCATTATGCTTCAGGATAAAAGGATAG GTGAATCTTCGCGCAAGGGGTTCTATGTGTATGATGAAAAATGGAAGGCTAGTCCAGATCCTGATATAAAGAAGTACATTGAGAAATCAAGGAGCATATCTGCTGTTACCCAAGGCCCCAAG GTGATCGAGCTAGCAGATAAAGATATAATAGAGATGATATTCTTCCCTGTTGTAAATGAGGCTTGTCGTGTCCTCGATGAAGGAATTGCTTCCAAGTCATCGGATCTTGATATTGCCTCCATCATGGGCATGGGTTTTCCCTCATACAG GGGTGGCACTATGTTTTGGGCCGACTCTTTAGGGGCAAATTATGTATTTTCTAGACTGGAGGAATGGTCAAAGATGTATGGCGATTTTTTCAAGCCTTGCGCATATCTGAAAGAAAGAGCCACAAGAGGCATACCTCTG AGTGCCCAGGTTAATCAAGCCAAGTCCCGATTATAG